One window of the Pseudomonas sp. S04 genome contains the following:
- a CDS encoding LysR substrate-binding domain-containing protein: MKQKTLPPLNWLRAFEVSARCLNFTHAADELFLTQGAVSQQIRQLESHLGVALFKRLPRGLGLTEEGQAYLPVVQDAITRLAVGTNEIFGQHKRRPIKVRGSLSFFVHWLAPRLVGFRQAHPHVDIRYISNIWVKELDGEDDMEIRWGHGHWPGLVAQRLTWDSLFPVCSPALMARSPLKVPADVAQHPLLHVLGYEEGWGYWLKMVGADSVDSSTGMQFDTLISTLRMAELGQGIALARSSMVLEMLEDGRLVEPFAQRIEASESFYLVRGAGTDEHPDAIMFATWLVEQAHRHK, translated from the coding sequence ATGAAGCAAAAAACCTTACCCCCGTTGAACTGGTTGCGGGCCTTCGAGGTGTCAGCCCGCTGCCTGAACTTCACCCACGCCGCCGACGAGTTGTTCCTCACCCAGGGCGCCGTCAGCCAGCAGATCCGCCAGCTCGAAAGCCATCTGGGGGTGGCGCTGTTCAAGCGCTTGCCTCGTGGCCTGGGGTTGACCGAGGAAGGGCAGGCCTACCTGCCCGTGGTGCAGGACGCGATCACCCGGCTGGCGGTGGGCACCAACGAAATTTTCGGCCAGCACAAGCGCCGGCCGATCAAGGTGCGCGGCAGCCTGTCGTTTTTCGTGCACTGGCTGGCGCCCAGGCTGGTGGGGTTCCGCCAGGCCCATCCGCATGTCGACATCCGCTACATCAGCAATATCTGGGTCAAGGAACTGGACGGCGAGGACGACATGGAGATTCGCTGGGGTCACGGCCATTGGCCCGGCCTGGTGGCGCAGCGCCTGACCTGGGACAGCCTGTTCCCGGTCTGCTCGCCAGCGCTGATGGCGCGCTCGCCGCTCAAGGTCCCGGCCGACGTGGCCCAGCATCCGCTGCTGCACGTGCTGGGCTACGAAGAAGGGTGGGGCTACTGGTTGAAGATGGTTGGCGCCGACAGCGTCGATTCCTCGACCGGCATGCAGTTCGACACCCTGATCTCGACCTTGCGCATGGCCGAGCTGGGGCAGGGCATTGCCCTGGCCCGCTCCTCGATGGTGCTCGAGATGCTCGAGGACGGGCGCCTGGTGGAACCCTTCGCCCAGCGCATCGAAGCCAGCGAGTCGTTTTACCTGGTGCGCGGTGCCGGCACCGACGAACACCCCGACGCGATCATGTTTGCCACCTGGCTGGTGGAGCAGGCACATCGTCACAAATGA
- a CDS encoding Lrp/AsnC family transcriptional regulator, whose translation MKRILDPLDERIIAELRLNARAAHAELAAKVNLSRNAVRQRIERLERDGAIQGYTVRTGEGHSGASHINAVIFVYRYDRMRGAEVLQALRAIPEVIQCDVMSGEFDLMLRVGAASPERVHKVWKQISALPGVENTVTSFVLSSVV comes from the coding sequence GTGAAACGTATTCTCGATCCCCTCGATGAGCGCATCATCGCCGAGCTGCGGCTCAATGCCCGGGCCGCCCATGCGGAGCTGGCGGCCAAGGTCAACCTGTCGCGCAATGCCGTGCGCCAGCGCATCGAACGACTCGAGCGCGACGGTGCGATCCAGGGGTATACGGTGCGCACGGGGGAGGGGCATTCCGGCGCTTCGCACATCAATGCGGTGATCTTTGTCTACCGCTACGACCGCATGCGCGGGGCCGAGGTGCTGCAGGCGCTGCGAGCGATCCCGGAAGTCATCCAGTGCGATGTGATGAGCGGTGAGTTCGACCTGATGCTCCGCGTCGGCGCCGCCAGTCCTGAGCGGGTGCACAAGGTCTGGAAGCAGATTTCGGCACTGCCTGGGGTGGAAAACACCGTGACCTCGTTTGTGTTGTCGTCGGTGGTCTAG
- a CDS encoding aldehyde dehydrogenase family protein — protein MNLSRLALAVVEPHIDVLNPFDGSVVGTVVKVDAAQVPQLLEQGRHGARLCAALPRHRRARILEQAALAIERDAQGFARLIVEEAGKTQVQAQKEVKRCVNTLKLSAEEAKRNAGEVVPFDAYEGSESRQGWFTREPLGLIVAITPYNDPLNLVAHKLGPAIAGGNAVILKPSELAPLSALRLVDYLVQAGLPEAVVTVATGGAELGRALVAAREVRMISFTGGFVTGEKIARTAGLKKLAMDLGGNAPVIVMGDCDLPAAIDSCVSGAFWAAGQNCIGTQRLLVQASVYEAFREGFVRQAEALVAGDPALASTDIGPMITPQAAQNAEQVVNEALREGATLLCGHRRQGSCYAATVLENVDHASRLWRDEVFAPVVVLQPFDSFDEAIALANEPEYSLHAGIFTGNLATAMSAARRIEAGGVMINDSSDYRFDAMPFGGSKYGSLGREGVRFAYEEMTQPKVVCLNTPA, from the coding sequence GTGAACCTATCGCGTCTGGCCCTGGCGGTTGTTGAACCGCACATCGATGTGTTGAACCCATTTGACGGCAGCGTCGTCGGCACGGTTGTCAAGGTGGATGCGGCCCAGGTCCCGCAGCTGCTGGAGCAGGGCCGGCATGGCGCGCGCCTCTGCGCCGCGCTGCCGCGCCATCGTCGCGCACGGATTCTCGAGCAGGCCGCGCTGGCCATCGAGCGCGACGCCCAGGGCTTTGCCCGGCTGATTGTCGAGGAAGCCGGCAAGACCCAAGTGCAGGCGCAAAAAGAGGTCAAGCGCTGCGTCAATACCCTCAAGTTGTCGGCCGAGGAGGCCAAGCGCAACGCTGGCGAAGTGGTGCCGTTCGATGCCTATGAAGGCTCCGAGTCACGCCAGGGCTGGTTCACCCGTGAGCCGTTGGGCCTGATCGTCGCGATCACCCCGTACAACGATCCACTGAACCTGGTGGCGCATAAGCTCGGCCCGGCGATTGCCGGGGGCAATGCGGTGATCCTCAAGCCCTCGGAGTTGGCGCCCTTGTCGGCCCTGCGCCTGGTGGATTACCTGGTGCAAGCCGGGCTGCCGGAGGCGGTCGTCACGGTCGCTACCGGTGGGGCAGAGTTGGGTCGGGCGCTGGTGGCTGCCCGCGAGGTGCGGATGATTTCCTTCACCGGCGGCTTCGTCACCGGCGAAAAGATTGCCCGCACCGCCGGCCTGAAGAAGCTGGCCATGGACCTGGGCGGCAATGCGCCGGTGATCGTGATGGGTGACTGCGACTTGCCGGCGGCGATCGACAGTTGTGTGTCCGGGGCGTTCTGGGCGGCCGGGCAGAACTGCATCGGCACCCAGCGCCTGTTGGTCCAGGCGTCGGTCTATGAGGCCTTTCGCGAAGGCTTCGTGCGCCAGGCCGAGGCGCTGGTCGCCGGTGATCCTGCCTTGGCGAGCACTGATATCGGGCCGATGATCACCCCGCAGGCCGCACAGAATGCCGAGCAGGTGGTCAACGAAGCCTTGCGCGAGGGCGCCACGCTACTCTGCGGTCATCGCCGCCAAGGTTCTTGCTACGCGGCAACGGTGCTGGAGAATGTCGATCACGCCAGCCGGTTGTGGCGCGATGAAGTGTTCGCCCCGGTGGTGGTCCTGCAACCCTTCGACAGTTTCGATGAGGCCATCGCGCTGGCCAACGAGCCTGAGTACAGCCTGCACGCAGGGATCTTCACCGGTAACCTGGCCACGGCCATGAGCGCTGCTCGGCGGATTGAGGCGGGAGGGGTGATGATCAACGACTCCTCGGATTACCGCTTCGATGCGATGCCGTTCGGCGGCTCCAAGTACGGCAGCCTGGGACGCGAAGGGGTGCGCTTTGCCTATGAGGAAATGACCCAGCCCAAGGTGGTGTGCCTCAATACGCCGGCCTAG
- a CDS encoding homoserine dehydrogenase yields MTEYKLALVGFGGVNRALAQLIAERNEGWKTELGFSLKIVGVTDLFLGSLIGREGLDAGVLARLPAAKGALAQLPGGTVEALNEAVIKDSGADIIAEATFTNPVDGEPATSFCRWALEAGKHVVTTNKGPIALHGAELKALALRNKVAFEYEGSVMSGTPVIRLAKQTLAGSAINGFEGILNGTSNFVLTCMEGGLGFAEAVRQAQELGYAEADPSADVEGYDVRLKVVILANELLDAKLQVSDVSCQGISALTLDDIAKARQEGARWKLIGAATRQADGSVSARVEPRLLRNDHPLAAISGATNAVSFTSPLLGAVTVSGPGAGRMETAYALLSDIISLHQSVVTH; encoded by the coding sequence ATGACTGAATACAAACTGGCGCTGGTCGGCTTCGGTGGTGTCAACCGGGCGTTGGCCCAACTGATTGCCGAGCGTAATGAAGGCTGGAAAACCGAGTTGGGTTTCAGCCTCAAGATTGTCGGGGTGACTGACTTGTTCCTGGGTTCGCTGATTGGCCGTGAAGGCCTGGACGCTGGAGTGCTGGCCCGGTTGCCGGCGGCCAAGGGGGCTTTGGCCCAGTTGCCTGGTGGCACGGTCGAGGCGTTGAATGAGGCGGTGATCAAGGATTCGGGGGCAGACATCATTGCCGAGGCGACCTTCACCAATCCAGTGGATGGCGAGCCTGCTACCTCGTTCTGCCGTTGGGCCCTGGAGGCGGGCAAGCATGTGGTGACCACCAACAAGGGGCCGATTGCCCTGCACGGTGCCGAGCTCAAGGCCCTGGCCCTGCGCAACAAGGTGGCGTTTGAATACGAAGGTTCGGTGATGAGCGGCACACCGGTGATCCGCCTGGCCAAACAGACCCTGGCCGGCAGTGCAATCAACGGCTTCGAGGGCATTCTCAACGGTACTTCCAACTTCGTCCTGACCTGCATGGAAGGCGGCTTGGGGTTTGCCGAGGCGGTGCGCCAGGCGCAGGAACTGGGTTACGCCGAAGCCGACCCGAGCGCGGATGTCGAAGGTTACGACGTGCGCCTCAAGGTGGTGATCCTGGCCAATGAACTGCTGGACGCCAAGCTGCAGGTCAGCGATGTCAGTTGCCAGGGCATCAGCGCCCTGACCCTGGACGATATCGCCAAGGCTCGCCAGGAGGGTGCGCGCTGGAAGCTGATTGGCGCCGCCACGCGTCAGGCCGACGGCTCGGTCAGTGCCCGGGTCGAACCGCGCTTGTTGCGCAACGACCACCCATTGGCCGCGATCAGCGGCGCCACTAACGCCGTGTCGTTCACCAGCCCATTGCTCGGCGCAGTGACGGTCTCGGGGCCGGGCGCCGGGCGCATGGAAACTGCATACGCGTTGTTGTCGGACATCATCAGCCTGCACCAATCCGTGGTCACCCACTAG
- a CDS encoding cystathionine gamma-synthase family protein, which yields MNKKPDSAGLTQAGAGTRAVWGGEQGGHPYNATQTPIVASAAYAYDDIDVWYDVALGKAPGFIYSRMSNPTVETLEAKIRQLEQAESAVAFSSGMAAISSVLYTFLANGDRVVSTKDSYGGTNKIFEEFLPRMGVQVTLCETFDHAEIEAQIAKGCRVLYLETPTNPTLKILDIQRLVAAAKRVGALVVADNTFATPLNQNPLALGVDVVIHSATKFLSGHGDVLGGLVCGSETLMAQVRHYREINGASLDPFSAYLIIRGIKTLVLRMRQQQHSARVLADYLCSEALVESVNYPGLPSHPNHSVAAAQMRGFGAIVSFVLVGGMDTVKVLLPRLRYAHCAGNLGAVETIYGPARTTSHVENTLQERLALGISEGLVRVSVGIEDTDDLLADLQQAFAHVRRTREEQSASMARVTCNPSSAEVAG from the coding sequence ATGAATAAAAAACCTGACAGCGCAGGACTCACCCAGGCCGGCGCGGGGACCCGTGCGGTCTGGGGCGGGGAGCAGGGCGGGCATCCCTACAACGCCACGCAAACGCCGATCGTTGCCAGTGCCGCCTATGCCTACGACGACATCGACGTCTGGTACGACGTGGCGTTGGGCAAGGCCCCAGGCTTCATCTACAGCCGCATGAGCAACCCGACGGTGGAGACCCTCGAAGCGAAGATCCGCCAGCTGGAACAGGCCGAGTCCGCGGTGGCGTTCAGCAGCGGCATGGCGGCCATCAGCAGTGTGCTCTACACCTTCCTGGCCAACGGTGACCGGGTGGTGTCGACCAAGGACAGCTACGGCGGCACCAACAAAATCTTCGAAGAATTCCTGCCGCGCATGGGCGTTCAAGTGACCTTGTGCGAAACCTTCGATCACGCCGAGATCGAAGCGCAAATCGCCAAGGGCTGTCGTGTGCTGTACCTGGAAACACCGACCAACCCGACCCTGAAAATCCTCGACATCCAGCGCCTGGTCGCCGCGGCCAAGCGTGTCGGTGCGCTGGTGGTGGCCGACAATACCTTCGCCACCCCCCTGAACCAGAACCCCCTGGCGCTGGGCGTGGATGTGGTGATCCACAGCGCGACCAAGTTTCTCAGCGGCCATGGCGACGTGCTTGGCGGCCTGGTGTGCGGCAGTGAAACCCTGATGGCGCAGGTCCGGCATTACCGGGAAATCAACGGTGCGTCCCTCGACCCATTCTCGGCCTACCTGATCATCCGTGGCATCAAGACCCTGGTGCTGCGCATGCGCCAACAGCAGCACAGCGCCCGCGTCCTGGCGGACTACCTGTGCAGCGAAGCGCTGGTGGAATCGGTCAACTACCCCGGGTTACCCAGCCACCCGAACCACAGTGTCGCGGCTGCGCAGATGCGCGGTTTTGGCGCCATCGTCAGCTTCGTGCTGGTGGGGGGCATGGACACGGTCAAGGTGCTGCTGCCACGCCTGCGGTATGCCCATTGCGCGGGCAACCTGGGGGCGGTGGAAACCATCTACGGCCCGGCCCGCACCACCAGCCACGTCGAGAACACCCTGCAGGAGCGTCTCGCCCTGGGGATCAGCGAAGGGTTGGTGCGGGTCTCGGTCGGCATCGAAGACACCGATGACCTGCTGGCGGATCTGCAGCAGGCGTTTGCCCATGTCCGGCGCACTCGCGAGGAGCAAAGCGCGTCGATGGCGCGTGTTACCTGCAATCCGTCGAGCGCCGAGGTCGCAGGCTGA
- a CDS encoding amino acid permease produces MSIKEQQLDPRSGFKQEMQTRHIVMLALGGVIGTGLFLTSGYTVNQAGPLGAVIAYIIGALMVYMVMMCLGELAVQMPETGSFSTYATRFLGPGTGYTVAWLYWLTWTVAIGSEFTAAGILMTRWFPDTPVWIWSALFAGVVFLTNVISVRLFAETEFWLSLIKVITVVVFLVIGGGAILGLLNIDQVHSIGLGNFTREGLFPTGFMPIAMTLLAVAFAFSGTELIGIAAGETKDPQRNVPRAIRTTVLRLAIFFVGTIFVLATLLPREQAGLVESPFVTVFTYIGIPYSADIMNFVIITALLSAANSGLYAASRMLWTLSDQGHLPKQFSALTRMGTPLNAIIVSMAGGAASLLSSVFAADTIYLALVSISGLAVVVVWMSIAASQIAFRRHYVANGGDIHDLKFRVRGYPWVPLGALVCCSLACIGIAFDPEQRVALYFGLPFIAWCYFVYYITRKSRERRLALAPLAQPSDAF; encoded by the coding sequence ATGTCCATAAAAGAACAACAACTCGACCCGCGTTCCGGTTTCAAACAGGAAATGCAGACCCGCCACATCGTCATGCTGGCATTGGGCGGCGTGATTGGCACCGGACTGTTCCTCACCTCTGGCTACACCGTCAACCAGGCCGGCCCGCTGGGCGCGGTGATTGCGTACATCATTGGCGCGCTGATGGTCTACATGGTCATGATGTGCCTCGGCGAACTGGCGGTGCAGATGCCGGAAACCGGCTCCTTCAGCACCTACGCCACGCGCTTTCTCGGCCCGGGCACCGGCTACACGGTGGCCTGGCTCTACTGGCTGACCTGGACCGTGGCCATCGGTTCGGAGTTCACCGCCGCCGGCATCCTCATGACGCGCTGGTTCCCGGACACTCCGGTGTGGATCTGGAGCGCCCTGTTTGCCGGGGTGGTGTTCCTGACTAACGTGATTTCGGTGCGCCTGTTTGCCGAAACCGAATTCTGGTTATCGCTGATCAAGGTGATAACGGTGGTGGTGTTCCTGGTGATTGGCGGCGGGGCGATTCTCGGCCTGTTGAACATCGACCAGGTGCACAGCATCGGCCTGGGCAACTTCACCCGTGAAGGCTTGTTCCCCACCGGCTTCATGCCGATTGCCATGACCTTGCTGGCGGTGGCCTTTGCCTTCTCCGGCACCGAGTTGATCGGCATCGCCGCCGGTGAAACCAAGGACCCGCAACGCAATGTACCGCGGGCCATCCGCACCACAGTGCTGCGCCTGGCGATCTTTTTTGTCGGCACCATCTTTGTCCTCGCGACCCTGTTGCCCCGTGAGCAGGCCGGGCTGGTGGAGAGCCCGTTTGTCACGGTGTTCACCTACATCGGCATTCCGTACTCCGCCGACATCATGAACTTCGTGATCATCACGGCCTTGCTGTCGGCAGCCAACTCCGGGTTGTACGCCGCCTCGCGGATGCTCTGGACCCTCAGCGACCAGGGACACCTGCCCAAGCAATTCTCGGCCCTGACCCGCATGGGCACGCCGCTCAACGCGATCATCGTGAGCATGGCCGGGGGCGCCGCCTCGCTGCTCAGCAGTGTGTTTGCCGCCGACACCATCTACCTGGCACTGGTATCGATCTCCGGGCTGGCCGTGGTGGTGGTCTGGATGAGCATCGCCGCGAGCCAGATCGCCTTTCGCCGACACTACGTGGCCAACGGCGGCGATATCCACGACCTCAAGTTCCGGGTCCGCGGTTATCCGTGGGTGCCTTTGGGGGCGTTGGTCTGCTGCAGCCTGGCCTGCATCGGGATCGCCTTCGACCCTGAGCAGCGCGTGGCCCTGTACTTCGGCTTGCCCTTCATCGCCTGGTGCTACTTCGTGTATTACATTACCCGCAAAAGCCGTGAGCGCCGCTTGGCGCTTGCCCCCTTGGCACAACCGTCCGATGCGTTCTAG
- a CDS encoding ATP-binding protein → MRIYITGASCAGVTTLGQNLATQLGVRQVDVDDFFWMPTNPPFTTKRPADERVSLIQQEFTDEDWLLTGSCLGWGDALIRQVDLIVFVATPTPVRLKRLAAREQQRFGDRIAPGGDMHEIHVAFREWAAQYDNPDFAGRNRAWHEAWLSKQTAPVLRIDGANSAEQMAADVIAALSQVS, encoded by the coding sequence TTGCGGATCTACATTACCGGTGCGTCGTGTGCGGGCGTGACCACATTGGGACAAAACCTCGCAACCCAGCTGGGTGTTCGGCAGGTCGATGTCGATGATTTTTTCTGGATGCCCACCAACCCTCCGTTTACCACCAAGCGACCTGCCGACGAGCGCGTGTCATTGATCCAGCAGGAGTTCACTGACGAAGATTGGCTGCTGACCGGTTCTTGTTTGGGTTGGGGAGATGCGCTGATCCGCCAGGTCGATCTGATTGTGTTCGTTGCAACTCCAACGCCGGTTCGCCTTAAACGGCTGGCCGCCCGGGAACAGCAGCGCTTTGGCGATCGCATCGCACCCGGTGGCGACATGCATGAGATACACGTGGCCTTTCGGGAATGGGCTGCGCAGTATGACAATCCGGACTTTGCAGGACGCAACCGAGCGTGGCACGAGGCGTGGTTATCCAAACAAACGGCACCAGTCCTGCGGATCGACGGGGCCAACAGTGCTGAACAGATGGCAGCGGATGTGATTGCTGCATTGTCGCAAGTATCGTAG
- a CDS encoding ABC transporter ATP-binding protein codes for MLGAFERRLDPFPPDEVPPPPAGLARFLWACTRGARGYILALALLSAGVSIYEAWLFYFLGQVVDLLSTWQAGGAAAAQESRVLWGMGIVMVTSVVLVALRTMVQHQILAINLPLRLRWDFHRLMLRQSLSFFSDEFSGRVTTKVMQTALAVRDVLFTLIEIAPGIGVYLIAIIALAGGFALKLMLPFIAWVVLFSVAMLYFVPRLGKVGQEQANARSMMTGRISDAYTNITTVKLFSHSNREAHFARAAMEDFKQTGFRQMRLVSLFDIVNQALVVALIMAAGGYALWLWHQGEIGAGAVAAIIAMALRINGMSNWVMWQMTSLFESIGTVQDGMATLTQGAKVQDAPDAGVLMTSGGAVTFDKVSFNYSGERQVLDGLSLSIRPGEKIGLVGRSGAGKSTLINLLLRFYDVDSGEIRIDGQNIAKVTQDSLRASIGMVTQDTSLLHRSIRDNIAYGRPDATDAQVRSAAANAQADGFINQLSDRQGHTGYDTLVGERGIKLSGGQRQRVAIARVMLKNAPILLLDEATSALDSEVEVAIQESLDEMMQGKTVIAIAHRLSTIAAMDRLIVMDDGRIIEEGTHTELLDKNGVYARLWQHQSGGFLGEDNGVVEAMDQA; via the coding sequence ATGCTGGGTGCGTTTGAACGAAGGCTCGACCCCTTTCCTCCAGATGAGGTGCCACCGCCACCCGCCGGCCTGGCTCGCTTTTTGTGGGCCTGTACGCGGGGTGCTCGTGGTTACATCCTGGCGCTGGCGTTGCTGAGTGCCGGTGTGTCGATCTACGAAGCCTGGTTGTTCTACTTCCTCGGGCAGGTCGTGGACCTGCTCTCGACCTGGCAGGCGGGCGGTGCAGCGGCGGCGCAGGAAAGTCGCGTGTTGTGGGGCATGGGCATCGTCATGGTGACCAGTGTCGTCCTGGTCGCGCTGCGCACCATGGTGCAGCACCAGATATTGGCGATCAACTTGCCGTTGCGCCTGCGCTGGGACTTCCATCGCCTGATGCTGCGGCAAAGCCTGTCTTTTTTTTCCGATGAGTTTTCCGGTCGAGTCACGACCAAGGTGATGCAAACTGCGCTAGCGGTGCGCGATGTGCTGTTTACCCTTATCGAGATCGCCCCCGGGATCGGCGTGTACTTGATTGCGATCATCGCCCTGGCCGGCGGCTTCGCCCTGAAGCTGATGCTGCCTTTTATTGCCTGGGTCGTATTGTTCAGCGTGGCCATGCTGTACTTCGTGCCTCGTCTGGGGAAAGTCGGGCAGGAACAAGCCAACGCGCGGTCGATGATGACCGGGCGTATCTCGGACGCCTACACCAACATCACGACGGTGAAACTATTCTCCCACTCCAATCGTGAGGCGCACTTCGCGCGTGCAGCGATGGAGGATTTCAAGCAAACCGGCTTTCGCCAGATGCGCCTGGTCAGCCTGTTCGATATCGTCAATCAGGCATTGGTGGTGGCATTGATCATGGCGGCAGGGGGTTATGCCCTGTGGTTATGGCATCAGGGCGAGATCGGCGCCGGTGCCGTGGCGGCAATCATTGCCATGGCATTGCGTATCAACGGCATGTCGAACTGGGTCATGTGGCAAATGACCTCGCTGTTCGAAAGCATCGGCACCGTGCAGGATGGCATGGCGACGCTGACCCAGGGCGCCAAGGTGCAGGACGCGCCAGATGCCGGCGTGCTAATGACCAGCGGTGGCGCGGTCACCTTCGATAAGGTCAGCTTCAACTACAGTGGCGAACGCCAGGTGCTCGATGGCTTGAGCCTGAGCATCCGCCCCGGTGAAAAAATCGGCCTGGTGGGTCGCTCTGGCGCTGGCAAGTCCACGCTGATCAACTTGCTGCTGCGTTTCTATGACGTCGACAGCGGGGAGATTCGCATCGACGGCCAGAACATCGCAAAGGTGACACAAGACAGCCTGCGTGCCTCCATCGGCATGGTCACGCAGGATACCTCCCTGCTGCATCGTTCCATTCGCGACAACATCGCCTATGGCCGTCCCGATGCGACCGACGCGCAGGTCCGCAGCGCCGCGGCCAATGCCCAGGCCGATGGGTTCATCAACCAACTGAGCGACCGACAAGGCCACACCGGCTACGACACCCTGGTGGGTGAGCGGGGCATCAAGCTGTCCGGCGGCCAGCGCCAACGCGTCGCGATTGCCCGGGTGATGCTCAAGAACGCTCCGATCCTGCTGCTGGACGAGGCCACCAGCGCGCTGGACTCCGAAGTCGAAGTGGCTATTCAGGAAAGCCTCGATGAAATGATGCAAGGCAAGACGGTAATCGCCATCGCCCATCGACTGTCGACGATTGCGGCCATGGACCGGCTCATCGTCATGGATGACGGACGCATCATCGAAGAAGGTACCCACACCGAACTGCTCGACAAGAACGGCGTTTATGCACGGCTGTGGCAGCATCAAAGCGGCGGCTTCCTGGGGGAGGACAACGGCGTGGTCGAGGCTATGGATCAGGCGTGA
- the thrC gene encoding threonine synthase produces the protein MRYVSTRSSAVEADFEKVVLSGLADDGGLFVPVDLPHFSPQDIANWSTLAYDELAWRVLQPFIGEAIAEADLRPLLKAACRGFSHRAIAPLHQVDRNEWVLELFHGPTGSSKDFAAQLQAQLVQHFLRKRQRRAVVLGATNGDTGLAAIEAFKHCAQAEVVLLYPQTGVAPQQWQQLQAVNRPRVHRFAVNGSFDQCQTLVSQLFQQWPCADLQAVSFNSSNWVSVLAQLVFYFHGVLQLGGGQRPIGVSVPAASFAQVYAGYIAQKMGLPITQIIVATNQNDALHQLFLKNYYCRSHANQTLSPAMDLSIFSNLERLLWALYGQDGQAVSALMAGFEATGEMRMANECWLQARMIIDSYAVSDAETVQEISALYRDTGYVIDPHTATGVLAARLYRRSLVAPMVTLGEIAPGKSAQLLAELGIVLPMMPAPVVEQGGGASRIEADDLQTLRQRLGALPWEAR, from the coding sequence ATGCGTTATGTCAGTACCCGCAGTTCGGCCGTAGAGGCTGACTTTGAAAAGGTCGTGTTATCCGGACTGGCCGACGATGGGGGGCTATTCGTCCCCGTCGACCTTCCGCACTTCAGCCCGCAGGATATCGCCAACTGGTCGACCCTGGCCTATGACGAACTGGCCTGGCGGGTGTTGCAGCCGTTTATCGGTGAGGCGATTGCCGAAGCGGATTTACGCCCATTGCTCAAGGCCGCCTGCCGCGGTTTCAGCCATCGTGCGATAGCGCCCCTGCACCAGGTCGACCGCAACGAGTGGGTGCTGGAGCTGTTCCACGGGCCCACGGGTTCCTCCAAGGACTTTGCCGCGCAACTGCAGGCGCAACTGGTGCAACACTTCTTGCGCAAACGCCAGCGCCGGGCGGTGGTGCTGGGGGCCACCAATGGCGACACCGGGCTGGCGGCCATCGAGGCATTCAAGCATTGCGCGCAAGCCGAAGTGGTGCTGCTTTACCCGCAGACTGGCGTGGCGCCGCAGCAGTGGCAGCAGTTGCAGGCGGTGAACCGGCCCAGGGTCCACAGGTTCGCGGTCAACGGCAGCTTCGATCAGTGCCAGACCCTGGTCAGTCAGCTATTCCAGCAGTGGCCGTGCGCCGACTTGCAGGCGGTCAGCTTCAACTCCAGCAACTGGGTCAGTGTGCTGGCGCAACTGGTGTTCTATTTCCACGGGGTGTTGCAACTGGGTGGCGGTCAGCGGCCCATCGGCGTCAGCGTGCCGGCGGCGAGTTTTGCCCAGGTGTATGCCGGGTACATTGCACAGAAGATGGGGCTGCCGATTACCCAGATCATTGTCGCGACCAACCAGAATGACGCGCTGCACCAGCTGTTCCTGAAGAATTACTACTGCCGGTCGCACGCCAACCAGACCCTGTCACCGGCCATGGACCTGTCGATTTTCTCCAACCTCGAACGTTTGCTCTGGGCGCTGTATGGGCAAGATGGCCAGGCGGTGAGTGCGCTGATGGCCGGGTTCGAGGCCACTGGCGAGATGCGCATGGCCAACGAATGCTGGTTACAGGCGCGGATGATCATTGACTCCTACGCGGTCAGCGATGCCGAGACGGTGCAGGAAATCAGCGCGCTGTACCGCGACACCGGCTACGTCATCGACCCCCACACGGCGACCGGGGTGCTCGCGGCCCGGCTCTATCGCCGCAGCCTGGTGGCGCCGATGGTGACCCTGGGCGAGATCGCTCCCGGCAAGTCGGCGCAGTTGCTCGCCGAGCTGGGGATCGTCCTGCCCATGATGCCTGCCCCGGTGGTGGAGCAGGGCGGCGGGGCGTCTCGGATCGAGGCGGATGATCTGCAAACACTTCGCCAGCGCCTGGGCGCGCTGCCTTGGGAGGCCCGGTGA